The following are encoded together in the Parabacteroides chongii genome:
- the glyA gene encoding serine hydroxymethyltransferase encodes MKQDKIIFDIIEKEHQRQLKGIELIASENFVSDQVMQAMGSCLTNKYAEGYPGKRYYGGCEVVDQSETIAIERLKQIFNAEWANVQPHSGAQANAAVFLAVLNPGDTFLGLNLAHGGHLSHGSPVNSSGILYRATEYNVKEETGRVDYDQMEEVALREKPKLIVGGGSAYSREWDYKRMREIADKVGALLMIDMAHPAGLIAAGLLNNPLEYAHIVTSTTHKTLRGPRGGIILLGKDFENPWGKKTPKGEIKKMSQLLDSAVFPGIQGGPLEHVIAAKAVAFGEALEPEYKTYQAQVKANAAAMAKAFIDKGYKIISDGTDNHSMLIDLRKKFPELTGKVAEKALVAADITVNKNMVPFDSRSAFQTSGIRVGTPAITTRGAKEPLMAEIVELIDTVLSAPECDKTITAVREKVNSIMKEYPIFAW; translated from the coding sequence ATGAAACAAGACAAGATCATTTTCGACATCATTGAGAAAGAACATCAGCGCCAATTGAAAGGAATCGAGCTGATTGCTTCTGAAAACTTTGTGAGCGACCAGGTGATGCAAGCCATGGGTAGCTGTCTGACCAACAAATACGCCGAAGGCTATCCCGGCAAGCGCTATTATGGTGGTTGTGAGGTAGTAGACCAAAGCGAGACCATTGCTATCGAACGGTTGAAACAAATCTTCAATGCTGAATGGGCTAACGTTCAACCTCACTCAGGTGCACAGGCTAACGCTGCTGTATTCCTGGCAGTCCTTAACCCCGGGGACACATTCCTCGGCTTAAATCTGGCTCACGGCGGCCACCTTTCCCATGGTTCTCCAGTAAATAGTTCAGGTATCTTATATAGAGCAACAGAATATAACGTAAAAGAAGAAACAGGACGTGTCGACTACGACCAGATGGAAGAAGTGGCACTTCGCGAAAAACCGAAACTGATCGTCGGTGGCGGTTCTGCTTATTCCCGCGAATGGGACTACAAGCGCATGCGTGAGATTGCAGACAAAGTAGGCGCTTTGCTGATGATCGACATGGCTCACCCGGCCGGTTTAATCGCTGCCGGCTTGCTGAACAACCCGTTGGAATATGCTCACATCGTAACCTCTACGACACATAAGACATTGCGTGGTCCGCGTGGCGGTATCATTCTTCTGGGTAAAGATTTCGAAAACCCATGGGGAAAGAAAACTCCCAAAGGCGAGATCAAGAAAATGTCTCAACTATTGGATTCCGCGGTATTCCCGGGTATCCAGGGAGGTCCGCTGGAACATGTGATTGCTGCTAAAGCCGTTGCTTTCGGTGAAGCACTGGAGCCGGAATACAAAACTTATCAGGCTCAGGTAAAAGCCAACGCTGCTGCAATGGCAAAGGCATTCATCGACAAAGGATATAAGATTATTTCAGATGGTACCGACAACCACAGCATGCTGATCGACCTGCGTAAAAAGTTCCCTGAACTGACAGGAAAAGTAGCAGAAAAAGCATTGGTTGCTGCAGATATCACTGTAAACAAGAACATGGTTCCGTTTGACAGCCGTTCTGCTTTCCAGACTTCAGGTATCCGCGTTGGTACTCCAGCTATCACGACTCGTGGTGCCAAGGAGCCGTTAATGGCTGAAATTGTAGAATTGATCGACACAGTTCTTTCTGCACCGGAGTGTGATAAAACAATCACTGCTGTTCGCGAAAAAGTAAACAGCATCATGAAAGAATATCCTATCTTCGCATGGTAA
- a CDS encoding TolC family protein: MTKIIITILFISCSTYYCFCQKRNNNYFDKATIVEVKANLNTDSIQAMLDDYERVQLPPLSVFLQSIYDHPSIKIYEAKKEEANAEMKISRMEWLNYFRVYGQYQYGRIVQFSTTETIDDPLSLTSLGRNQSTYSAGVSISIPFDDLFSRGHKIRAKKAHYRQLDYEYEMSVEERKLKILEAYNNVLQALATLKAKSDAAALYNAQMKISEQDFINGKIDIIALSLERSRRSGSVVNYQEGRVMLHNAITLLEMLTNVKVINR; the protein is encoded by the coding sequence ATGACAAAGATCATTATCACCATATTATTCATTAGTTGCAGTACATATTACTGCTTTTGTCAAAAGAGAAACAACAATTATTTTGACAAAGCAACCATAGTGGAAGTGAAAGCAAATCTCAACACAGATTCAATACAAGCCATGTTGGATGATTATGAAAGAGTCCAACTGCCGCCTCTTTCTGTTTTTCTACAATCGATCTATGACCATCCATCGATCAAAATTTACGAAGCAAAAAAAGAAGAAGCCAATGCTGAAATGAAGATTTCCAGAATGGAATGGCTAAACTATTTCAGGGTATACGGGCAATATCAATATGGAAGAATCGTACAGTTTTCGACAACAGAAACAATCGATGACCCTTTGTCGCTGACCAGTTTAGGCAGGAATCAGAGTACATATAGTGCAGGTGTTTCGATATCAATACCTTTCGACGACTTATTTTCACGTGGGCACAAGATCAGAGCTAAAAAAGCTCATTATCGCCAATTGGATTATGAGTATGAAATGTCTGTTGAGGAACGAAAATTAAAAATACTGGAAGCATATAATAATGTATTACAGGCATTGGCTACATTGAAAGCCAAATCGGATGCTGCAGCATTGTATAATGCCCAAATGAAAATATCCGAACAAGATTTCATCAACGGCAAAATAGATATCATAGCGCTCTCATTAGAAAGAAGCAGACGTTCAGGTTCCGTGGTTAATTATCAGGAAGGACGCGTAATGCTTCATAATGCAATTACTTTACTGGAAATGTTGACGAATGTAAAAGTCATTAATAGATAA
- a CDS encoding alpha-L-arabinofuranosidase C-terminal domain-containing protein, with protein sequence MNIPFKILNISAILVLLFSGCQPEMPVTSSITIDLEGFSVPVNQKLYGVTIEEINHAIDGGLYAEMIQNRSFEEGVPPLNCPYDAKRNVLSTPNGWTIPFIRPDSVPGWRKISSNTSIWPDGQELINDKNKRSLLVSVSASSETGRGGVAATGYNGLSIRKGEKYELSLFLKGGSMIPKTISIFIGDSVAGEPLSDIFKVSPIYEWRKYKHTFTASESTDNAVLAITADTSIVFWTDMVSLFPLKTWKERPNGLRSDLMEMISALNPQFVRFPGGSFVEGYTAGTYPIWHETIGDNSTRKNFWNVWGYGSTNGMGYHEYLQMCEDLKAEPLYVINSGVTSQSRRPRYEDITAMNKLVQDALEAIAYANQPADSIFGAMRTKNGHPEPFNLKYIEIGSENYGQEYSKRFDLFKKAINETYPEITVIKSSFIAGKNRTEWTDYHFYSGEDFLIANHDRYETGQYLRRFPAVFIGEFSMGDASLQGTLRAAIGEACFLLGVENSPEVVKHLAYAPVLGNVNYDFQRYPAISFNNNSAIGSPSYYMLKLLADNRGDDLLKTEIETYSKPQVTFGYAGIDLFDNSYDFDDVRIDGRPVTEAMVRTGGWKVNNGTLTPDANRWNNVLMGDSAAHDYTFSVKLRRSKGSGPVQLRVRDNGKEGEANDHIAVSITPGACEFYRSSGAVKDTLRSPKAYSFESNRWYDVKIVCKDETVSCFVDDVLLHEVVLPPLPSLVSVATLDKEAETIILKVVNTTQHEEKTELNIKGGSVKNDAEILQLSGDPSDRNTFEAPNRIIPVSKNVSFSLGGPVVYSFPPNSITIMKLKID encoded by the coding sequence ATGAATATACCATTTAAGATATTGAATATAAGTGCTATACTTGTTTTGTTGTTCTCCGGATGCCAACCGGAAATGCCTGTTACATCTTCAATTACCATTGATTTGGAAGGCTTTTCTGTCCCGGTTAATCAAAAGTTGTACGGAGTGACAATAGAAGAGATAAATCATGCTATCGATGGCGGACTCTATGCGGAAATGATACAAAACCGCAGTTTTGAGGAAGGAGTGCCTCCTTTAAACTGTCCGTACGACGCAAAACGGAATGTTTTAAGTACTCCAAACGGATGGACGATCCCCTTTATTCGTCCCGATTCAGTGCCCGGATGGCGAAAAATCTCATCAAACACAAGTATCTGGCCTGACGGGCAGGAGTTGATCAATGATAAAAACAAGCGTTCCTTACTGGTTTCTGTCTCGGCCTCTTCAGAGACAGGAAGAGGAGGTGTTGCTGCTACCGGTTATAACGGACTCTCCATACGCAAAGGAGAAAAATATGAACTGTCTTTATTTCTGAAAGGTGGTTCGATGATTCCTAAAACAATAAGTATATTTATCGGAGATTCTGTGGCAGGAGAACCGTTGAGTGATATTTTTAAAGTATCTCCGATCTATGAATGGAGAAAATATAAACACACCTTCACTGCTTCGGAGAGTACGGATAATGCCGTTTTGGCAATTACTGCCGATACATCTATTGTCTTTTGGACGGATATGGTTTCTTTATTTCCTCTAAAAACATGGAAGGAAAGACCCAATGGTTTACGTTCGGATCTGATGGAGATGATTTCTGCACTGAATCCTCAGTTCGTTCGCTTTCCGGGAGGCAGTTTTGTTGAAGGATATACAGCAGGGACTTATCCGATTTGGCATGAGACTATAGGCGATAACTCCACACGCAAGAATTTTTGGAATGTTTGGGGATACGGTTCAACGAATGGTATGGGATATCATGAATACCTGCAGATGTGTGAGGATCTGAAAGCCGAACCGCTCTATGTGATAAACAGTGGGGTAACCAGTCAAAGCAGGAGACCGCGTTATGAGGATATTACTGCGATGAATAAATTGGTACAGGATGCATTGGAAGCCATAGCCTATGCAAACCAGCCTGCCGATTCGATATTCGGTGCCATGCGTACAAAGAACGGGCATCCGGAACCATTCAATCTGAAATATATAGAGATCGGCAGTGAAAACTACGGGCAGGAATATTCCAAACGTTTTGACCTGTTTAAAAAAGCGATCAATGAAACTTATCCGGAAATCACGGTGATCAAAAGCTCTTTTATTGCAGGGAAGAACCGGACTGAATGGACCGATTATCATTTCTACTCCGGTGAAGATTTTCTGATCGCCAACCATGACAGGTATGAGACCGGGCAATATCTAAGAAGATTTCCGGCAGTTTTTATCGGTGAGTTCAGTATGGGAGATGCTTCTTTGCAGGGAACATTGCGGGCGGCTATAGGAGAGGCTTGTTTTCTCCTGGGAGTGGAAAACAGTCCGGAAGTCGTTAAGCATCTGGCTTATGCACCTGTGCTGGGAAATGTGAATTACGATTTCCAGCGATATCCCGCCATTTCCTTTAATAATAACAGTGCCATAGGATCGCCGTCTTATTATATGTTGAAGTTGCTGGCAGATAACCGGGGGGATGACTTGTTGAAAACAGAAATTGAGACGTACAGCAAACCTCAGGTGACGTTCGGATATGCCGGCATCGATTTGTTTGATAATAGTTATGACTTCGATGATGTACGAATCGACGGCCGGCCGGTGACGGAAGCGATGGTCAGGACCGGAGGTTGGAAAGTCAACAACGGAACTTTGACACCTGATGCCAATCGTTGGAATAATGTTCTGATGGGAGATTCTGCTGCACATGATTATACGTTTTCTGTGAAACTAAGGAGAAGCAAAGGAAGCGGGCCGGTTCAGCTGCGTGTTCGTGATAATGGAAAAGAGGGTGAAGCGAATGACCATATTGCCGTTTCCATAACTCCGGGAGCCTGTGAGTTCTATCGTTCTTCAGGCGCAGTTAAAGACACGCTGCGTTCTCCAAAAGCCTATTCCTTTGAGAGCAACCGCTGGTATGATGTGAAGATCGTTTGCAAGGATGAGACAGTGAGTTGTTTTGTGGATGATGTTCTGTTGCACGAAGTCGTTTTGCCTCCGTTGCCTTCGCTTGTATCCGTAGCGACATTGGATAAAGAAGCAGAAACGATCATACTGAAGGTTGTCAATACGACGCAGCATGAAGAGAAGACAGAATTGAATATAAAAGGTGGTAGTGTAAAGAATGATGCAGAGATTCTTCAGTTAAGCGGCGATCCTTCGGATCGTAATACATTTGAAGCTCCGAACCGAATTATCCCGGTCTCTAAAAATGTCTCTTTCTCATTGGGAGGACCGGTGGTCTATTCCTTTCCACCTAATTCAATCACGATAATGAAGTTGAAAATAGATTGA
- a CDS encoding response regulator — protein sequence MKQSILLVDDKPEIAKIIMLYLSSLYEVTYKENPIKAIAWLNEGNIPDGVISDLNMPEMSGEEFLCYLKANELFNHIPVLILSSVESSANRIRLFEEGAEDFILKPFNPEELRVRVKRLLR from the coding sequence ATGAAACAGTCAATTCTATTGGTTGATGATAAGCCGGAGATAGCGAAAATCATAATGCTATATTTGTCTTCGTTGTATGAAGTCACATATAAAGAAAATCCGATAAAAGCTATTGCATGGCTTAATGAAGGCAATATCCCTGACGGAGTTATCTCCGACCTGAATATGCCGGAGATGAGCGGAGAAGAATTTTTGTGTTATTTGAAGGCCAACGAGCTTTTCAATCACATTCCGGTACTGATCCTGTCAAGCGTTGAAAGCAGTGCAAACAGAATCCGTCTTTTTGAAGAGGGAGCAGAAGACTTCATTCTGAAACCTTTTAATCCTGAAGAACTGAGAGTAAGGGTTAAAAGACTTTTGAGATAA
- a CDS encoding family 20 glycosylhydrolase — protein sequence MKKLISMCAGAALCILASCSEGPTKQMPYNQGINVIPTPVSLTQNEGVFKVGKNMAFQASTPEAKVIAEYFSSKINQATGYKTTVGDQAVSNGISLVLDDALDVNNEGYTLDVTTDGVTVKAKTPQGLFYGMQTFMQLLPAEIESPAVVNGIAWTTPCVTVKDEPRFAYRGFMLDPCRHFIPVENVKKQIDVLSLFKVNTMHWHLTDDQGWRVEIKKYPKLTEIGAKRIEGEGTEYSGFYTQEEIKDVVKYAADRFITVIPELELPGHEMAAIAAYPELSCKGEQGTPRIIWGVEDIVMCAGKEEPFKFLEDVIDELAPMFPSEYFHIGGDECPKISWKSCPTCQKRIQAEGLKATKEHSAEERLQSYFVQRMEKYLSEKHGKKIIGWDEILEGGLAPSATVMSWRGEAGGIAAANMGHDVIMTPGSAGMYLDQYQGDAKIEPVTIGGYATIEKVYNYNPVPDTLVKTGKAQHIKGVQCNNWSEYMYNTDLMEYRMYPRMLALSEIGWSPLNRKDYKDFERRLDNALVRLDEHNINYHIPQPEQPKGSVNFVAFTDKASLEFTTSRPVKVVYTIDGTEPTPESTVYSAPIEFTESGVLKIRSVLPSNKMSKTRTITVEKQALAPAKEVAKTTPGLEMQVTDGMYLESSKLAEVKNWKKSTIKDLREIRSVVESSESMRGVKHYAAVATGYVNIPENGVYYLSSDNEEVWIDGKLLVNNGGEVKRFSRHDTSVALAAGLHEIKVVFLSHIIGGWPSIWNDGSVKLRKADAEKFTRITPEMLVH from the coding sequence ATGAAGAAGCTCATTTCAATGTGTGCCGGCGCAGCACTTTGTATACTTGCGTCATGCAGTGAAGGGCCAACCAAACAGATGCCTTACAACCAGGGTATCAACGTTATTCCGACACCTGTAAGTCTGACCCAGAATGAAGGGGTCTTTAAAGTCGGTAAAAATATGGCATTCCAGGCTTCCACTCCGGAGGCTAAAGTTATTGCCGAGTATTTTTCATCGAAGATCAACCAGGCAACAGGCTACAAGACGACTGTTGGCGACCAGGCTGTTTCCAACGGAATCTCGCTCGTTCTCGACGATGCGTTAGACGTGAATAACGAAGGCTATACACTGGATGTCACCACTGACGGCGTAACTGTAAAAGCCAAAACTCCACAGGGGTTATTCTACGGTATGCAGACTTTCATGCAGTTATTACCTGCAGAGATCGAAAGTCCGGCTGTCGTAAACGGTATCGCATGGACCACTCCGTGTGTTACGGTAAAAGATGAACCGCGTTTTGCTTATCGCGGCTTCATGCTGGATCCTTGCCGTCATTTCATACCGGTTGAAAACGTAAAGAAACAGATCGACGTGTTGTCTTTGTTCAAAGTCAATACTATGCACTGGCATCTGACTGACGACCAGGGTTGGCGTGTCGAAATCAAAAAATATCCGAAGCTGACTGAGATCGGTGCAAAACGTATCGAAGGCGAAGGTACTGAGTATAGCGGCTTCTATACACAGGAAGAGATCAAGGATGTTGTGAAATACGCAGCTGACCGTTTCATCACCGTTATTCCGGAACTGGAACTCCCGGGACATGAAATGGCCGCTATCGCAGCTTATCCCGAATTGTCCTGCAAAGGCGAACAAGGTACTCCGCGTATCATCTGGGGTGTTGAAGACATCGTGATGTGTGCCGGAAAAGAAGAACCATTCAAGTTCCTGGAAGACGTGATCGACGAACTGGCTCCGATGTTCCCCAGCGAATACTTCCATATCGGAGGCGACGAATGTCCGAAAATCAGTTGGAAATCCTGCCCGACTTGTCAAAAACGTATCCAGGCGGAAGGTCTGAAAGCAACGAAAGAGCATAGTGCAGAAGAACGTCTGCAGAGCTACTTCGTACAACGGATGGAAAAATACCTGTCAGAAAAACATGGTAAAAAAATCATCGGCTGGGATGAAATCCTGGAAGGCGGCCTTGCCCCTTCGGCAACTGTCATGTCATGGCGTGGTGAAGCCGGAGGTATTGCTGCAGCTAACATGGGACATGATGTGATCATGACTCCGGGAAGTGCAGGTATGTATCTCGACCAATACCAAGGCGATGCCAAGATCGAACCGGTAACCATCGGCGGATATGCTACAATCGAAAAAGTATATAATTATAATCCGGTTCCCGATACATTGGTAAAAACAGGCAAAGCTCAGCATATCAAAGGTGTTCAATGCAACAACTGGTCTGAGTACATGTATAATACGGATTTGATGGAATACCGCATGTATCCTCGTATGCTTGCTTTATCTGAAATCGGATGGAGCCCGCTCAACCGCAAAGACTATAAAGATTTCGAACGCAGACTGGACAATGCACTGGTTCGCCTGGACGAACACAACATCAACTATCACATCCCGCAGCCGGAACAGCCAAAAGGTTCTGTCAACTTCGTGGCATTTACCGATAAGGCTTCTCTCGAATTTACAACCAGCCGCCCTGTCAAGGTGGTTTACACCATCGACGGAACAGAACCGACTCCGGAATCAACAGTCTACTCTGCCCCTATCGAATTTACCGAATCAGGCGTATTGAAAATCCGCTCCGTATTGCCATCCAACAAAATGAGCAAGACACGTACCATCACTGTAGAAAAACAGGCTTTGGCTCCGGCTAAGGAAGTCGCCAAGACTACTCCGGGTCTGGAAATGCAGGTAACCGACGGTATGTATCTCGAATCATCCAAACTGGCAGAAGTAAAGAATTGGAAGAAATCAACCATCAAAGACTTGCGCGAAATCAGAAGCGTTGTGGAAAGCAGCGAATCGATGAGAGGTGTTAAGCACTATGCAGCTGTTGCTACCGGTTATGTAAACATTCCGGAAAACGGCGTATATTATCTCTCTTCCGACAACGAAGAAGTATGGATCGACGGTAAACTGTTGGTCAACAATGGCGGTGAAGTAAAACGTTTCTCACGTCACGACACCTCTGTAGCCCTGGCAGCCGGCTTGCACGAAATCAAGGTAGTATTCCTCAGCCACATCATCGGCGGATGGCCTTCTATCTGGAACGACGGCAGCGTAAAATTACGCAAAGCCGATGCTGAGAAATTCACTCGCATCACTCCGGAAATGCTGGTTCATTAA
- a CDS encoding O-antigen ligase family protein, whose product MDNRINTAQIKLSSLILFGGLGSIVFSMLTNNLALFVAIVCIPLLFILFIQSIRYPVILLFVTLIINYYFLGLGRYVKTDGLSFLVDSLLLSLVILIIVHSILFKDISFKTSINVLTIGTFIWSLYCIAEIANPTGMLQAWVLSRTFITNSFVISLIVSTLCVKYKDVKIFTILLSIFTLTAVIKVIMQKFVGFDYAETNWLYNGGGALTHLIGSGTRYFSFFTDAGNFGSNMGFAGIFFAITALYEKKIVYKIYYSLIAIGGFYAMFLSGTRGAIIVPLAAICLYTVISKNIKACISAGSLLIIIYIFFAFTHIGQGNAAIRRMRTAFQPTKDASFIVRKENQKKLATYLKNKPFGEGLGLSGGENKKMSIRFTTSIPVDSWYVKLWVETGIIGAVLYLGVLFITIGRGSWIVMFKIHDPELKGRLTAFLCGIFGMLASAYGNAFWGQYPTAIIAFTCLSLVLNGEYYDKEIKNIEKQ is encoded by the coding sequence ATGGATAACAGGATAAACACAGCGCAAATAAAACTATCATCCCTCATTCTTTTCGGAGGATTAGGAAGCATTGTGTTTTCGATGTTAACAAATAATCTGGCACTATTTGTTGCCATTGTTTGTATACCTTTATTATTCATATTATTTATTCAGTCAATTCGCTATCCTGTTATACTTCTGTTTGTGACATTAATCATCAATTATTATTTTTTAGGTTTAGGCCGCTATGTAAAAACGGATGGATTAAGTTTCTTAGTTGATAGTCTTTTACTTTCATTAGTAATACTAATTATCGTTCATAGTATATTATTTAAAGATATTTCTTTTAAAACATCTATAAACGTATTGACAATCGGAACTTTCATCTGGAGTTTATATTGCATTGCAGAAATAGCAAACCCCACCGGAATGCTGCAAGCCTGGGTTTTATCCAGAACGTTCATTACAAATTCTTTTGTCATATCACTTATAGTAAGCACTTTATGTGTAAAGTATAAAGATGTCAAAATATTCACAATACTATTATCCATTTTCACATTAACAGCCGTTATCAAGGTCATAATGCAGAAATTTGTAGGTTTTGATTATGCAGAAACAAATTGGCTTTATAACGGCGGAGGAGCATTAACTCATTTGATAGGTTCCGGAACACGTTATTTTTCATTTTTTACAGATGCTGGTAATTTCGGATCAAATATGGGATTTGCCGGTATATTTTTTGCTATCACGGCATTATATGAAAAGAAAATAGTTTACAAAATATATTATAGTCTTATAGCTATCGGAGGTTTTTATGCCATGTTTTTATCCGGTACACGGGGAGCAATAATTGTTCCGTTAGCAGCTATTTGCCTATATACCGTAATATCTAAAAACATTAAAGCCTGTATTTCTGCCGGATCATTGTTGATCATTATTTATATTTTCTTTGCTTTCACTCATATTGGTCAAGGTAATGCCGCTATCCGAAGAATGCGAACTGCTTTTCAACCGACAAAAGATGCTTCTTTTATCGTCCGAAAAGAAAATCAGAAAAAATTGGCAACTTATTTAAAAAACAAGCCTTTCGGAGAGGGTTTGGGATTGTCTGGCGGAGAAAATAAAAAAATGTCGATTAGATTCACCACTTCCATTCCTGTCGACTCCTGGTATGTTAAATTATGGGTGGAAACCGGAATAATCGGTGCCGTCCTATATTTAGGTGTACTATTCATCACCATCGGAAGAGGTTCCTGGATCGTTATGTTTAAAATTCATGATCCTGAACTTAAAGGCCGGCTTACTGCATTTTTATGTGGTATATTCGGTATGCTTGCCAGTGCATATGGAAACGCATTTTGGGGACAATATCCGACAGCCATTATCGCTTTTACCTGTTTATCACTGGTGTTGAACGGAGAATATTACGATAAAGAAATTAAGAATATCGAAAAACAATAA
- a CDS encoding sugar transferase, whose protein sequence is MEYIFWGNNIPLAAHLRETLQCKVSECITFQQIISKLSHIKDIDFCIFLERNNIETDIPTIAQLHKQYPGLYIILISERLSKEEKIPYLRSGVDCMISQKTSKEDLQKLLTVVIDYKEKEKLEKENPIASLAEFKLPLWKRTFDILASGTAILCLSPLLLITALAIRAESNGKIVYKSKRVGSNYRIFDFYKFRSMYSDADKRLSEYKKLNQYTKETTEEESVNSSSVSEVPQKTIIETNGTQDILLFSDNLSTSENDYLKTKRTERSNAFFKLENDPRITRVGHFIRKYSIDELPQLFNILKGDMSVVGNRPLPLYEAELLTSDEYVQRFMAPAGLTGLWQVEKRGDAGKMSAEERKQLDIRYAKEFSFRMDMMIIFKTFTAFIQKEDV, encoded by the coding sequence ATGGAATATATCTTTTGGGGGAATAATATTCCTTTAGCAGCTCATCTACGAGAGACTTTGCAATGTAAAGTCTCCGAATGTATCACCTTTCAGCAGATAATATCCAAACTATCTCACATTAAGGATATTGATTTTTGCATATTCTTAGAAAGGAACAATATAGAAACCGATATACCTACAATAGCCCAGCTTCACAAACAGTACCCTGGCCTATACATTATATTAATAAGCGAGAGATTAAGCAAAGAAGAAAAAATACCTTACCTAAGGTCCGGTGTTGACTGCATGATTTCTCAAAAGACATCAAAAGAGGATTTGCAAAAATTACTGACTGTTGTCATTGATTACAAAGAGAAGGAAAAATTAGAAAAAGAGAATCCAATAGCATCTTTGGCTGAATTCAAATTACCTTTATGGAAACGGACATTTGACATTCTGGCTTCAGGAACAGCGATCCTTTGCTTATCTCCTTTATTGCTCATAACAGCTTTAGCCATCCGGGCTGAGAGTAATGGAAAAATTGTATATAAATCGAAACGTGTAGGCAGCAATTACAGGATTTTCGATTTTTATAAGTTTCGTTCCATGTATTCGGATGCTGATAAGCGACTGTCAGAATATAAGAAGCTAAACCAATATACGAAAGAAACAACGGAAGAAGAGTCTGTAAACTCTTCTTCCGTTTCTGAGGTTCCTCAGAAAACGATTATCGAAACTAACGGTACTCAGGATATTCTTCTGTTTTCTGATAACCTGAGTACATCTGAAAATGACTATCTGAAAACAAAACGCACAGAACGTTCCAATGCATTTTTCAAACTGGAGAACGATCCCCGCATTACACGTGTCGGCCACTTCATACGGAAATATAGTATTGATGAACTACCGCAACTTTTCAACATTCTGAAAGGTGACATGTCAGTTGTAGGGAATCGTCCTCTCCCACTCTATGAAGCAGAATTACTTACAAGTGATGAATATGTCCAACGTTTCATGGCCCCTGCCGGATTAACCGGATTATGGCAAGTCGAAAAGCGCGGCGATGCTGGAAAGATGTCTGCCGAGGAACGGAAACAACTAGATATCAGATATGCGAAAGAATTTTCTTTTCGGATGGATATGATGATTATTTTCAAAACGTTTACAGCGTTTATTCAGAAAGAGGATGTATAA